The following coding sequences are from one Mesorhizobium onobrychidis window:
- a CDS encoding sugar ABC transporter substrate-binding protein, translating to MLTKRSLLLAAAAVIPLLGLSDMASAKEAKKLGLAVANLQADFFNQIKQSVEAYGKEKGIEIVTVDAKGDSATQVSQVQDLITQNIDALIYIPAGATAATVPTKTAKAAGIPVINVDRNAEGAPGDTFIATNSVASAKAVCDYIAKQAGGKGELIIIHGQKGTTPEVDRSKGCGEALSAYPDIKVVGELWSEGWHQDEGFKLTQDLLQSHPDVSIVIGQADALALGAAQAVKVANPGHKVWVAGFDGDVAALKALKGGVFDVTATQQTQGMGRLSVDAAIKLVAGETVPAEQLQDATLTTKDNVDQFIAKHP from the coding sequence ATGCTGACCAAACGTTCATTGCTGCTTGCTGCCGCGGCCGTCATTCCGCTGCTCGGATTGTCCGACATGGCGTCGGCCAAGGAGGCCAAGAAGCTTGGCCTTGCCGTGGCCAATCTGCAGGCCGACTTCTTCAACCAGATCAAGCAGTCCGTCGAAGCCTATGGCAAGGAAAAGGGCATCGAAATCGTCACCGTCGATGCCAAGGGCGATTCGGCGACCCAGGTCAGCCAGGTGCAGGATCTGATCACGCAGAACATCGATGCGCTGATCTACATCCCGGCCGGCGCCACCGCTGCCACCGTGCCGACCAAGACGGCCAAGGCGGCCGGCATCCCGGTCATCAATGTCGACCGCAACGCCGAAGGCGCACCCGGCGACACCTTCATCGCCACCAACAGCGTGGCGTCGGCCAAGGCGGTGTGCGACTACATCGCCAAGCAGGCCGGCGGCAAGGGCGAGCTGATCATCATCCACGGCCAGAAAGGCACGACGCCCGAGGTCGACCGGTCGAAGGGCTGTGGCGAAGCACTGAGCGCCTATCCCGACATCAAGGTGGTCGGCGAGCTATGGAGCGAAGGCTGGCATCAGGACGAAGGTTTCAAGCTGACGCAGGATCTGCTGCAGTCCCATCCCGACGTATCGATCGTCATCGGCCAGGCCGACGCGCTGGCGCTCGGTGCCGCGCAGGCGGTCAAGGTCGCCAATCCCGGCCACAAGGTCTGGGTTGCCGGCTTCGACGGCGACGTGGCGGCGCTCAAGGCTCTGAAGGGCGGCGTTTTCGACGTAACCGCGACGCAGCAGACACAAGGCATGGGCCGGCTTTCCGTCGATGCGGCGATCAAGCTGGTGGCCGGCGAAACCGTTCCCGCAGAACAGCTGCAGGACGCGACGCTGACCACCAAGGACAATGTCGATCAGTTCATCGCCAAGCATCCATAA
- a CDS encoding sugar ABC transporter ATP-binding protein: protein MSLDPSHTQTPHLGLFVSGLCKSYGPVQVLADASFEVRPGEVVALLGENGAGKSTVSNIIAGSTKSDAGTITWRGKPYSPASPAAAIDAGVGMIHQELKLLPDLSVAENVYVGRLPMRGGRIDRAAMNARASAQLKRLGLDVSPDRKVRTLRIAAQQQVEIAKALTLNAELLIFDEPTAALGSEETELLFQQIRKLKAEGMSFIYISHRLDEIAEIADRVVVMRDGRIVARHERADIPVRTVVEQMVGRSVERMFPPLSEPGSETLLEVENLSSPERSFQNVSFSVRAGEILGIAGLIGAGRTELVRAIAGADPISSGSVRVAGKPVHLNDPAAAIKAGVVLVPEDRKAQGVVLDQTIGENLAIGNFDHVAPNGWVFPKAVQKFAEAGIGRLGVKGRPNQAISKLSGGNQQKVIIAKWISRPPKVFILDEPTRGIDVGARAAIYGVIADLARSGMAVVVVSSDLEEVLGLSHRVLVLSRGRQRGILDRSEASNVTVMELATS, encoded by the coding sequence ATGTCCCTGGATCCCAGCCACACGCAGACCCCGCATCTGGGGCTCTTCGTCAGCGGCCTCTGCAAGAGCTACGGACCGGTCCAGGTCCTGGCCGATGCGAGCTTCGAGGTGCGGCCGGGCGAGGTCGTGGCGCTGCTTGGCGAAAATGGCGCAGGCAAGTCCACCGTTTCGAACATCATCGCCGGGTCGACCAAATCCGATGCCGGCACCATCACATGGCGGGGGAAGCCCTATTCCCCCGCCTCTCCCGCCGCGGCCATCGACGCCGGTGTCGGCATGATCCACCAGGAACTGAAGCTGCTGCCGGATCTGTCGGTCGCCGAGAACGTCTATGTCGGACGCCTGCCGATGCGCGGCGGCCGCATCGACCGCGCGGCTATGAATGCGCGGGCATCGGCCCAACTGAAGCGCCTCGGCCTCGATGTTTCGCCGGATCGCAAGGTGCGCACGCTGCGCATCGCCGCCCAGCAACAGGTCGAGATCGCCAAGGCACTGACGCTCAATGCCGAGCTTCTGATCTTCGACGAACCGACAGCCGCGCTTGGCAGCGAAGAAACGGAACTGTTGTTCCAGCAGATCCGCAAGCTCAAGGCGGAAGGCATGTCCTTCATCTATATCAGCCACCGGCTGGACGAGATCGCTGAGATCGCCGACCGCGTCGTCGTGATGCGCGACGGGCGCATCGTCGCCCGGCACGAGCGCGCCGACATCCCGGTGCGCACCGTGGTCGAGCAGATGGTCGGCCGCAGCGTCGAGCGGATGTTCCCGCCGCTCTCGGAACCGGGCAGCGAGACGTTGCTCGAAGTCGAGAACCTGTCCTCGCCGGAACGCAGCTTCCAGAATGTCAGCTTTTCGGTGCGGGCCGGTGAAATCCTCGGCATCGCCGGACTGATCGGCGCCGGCCGCACGGAGCTGGTGCGGGCGATTGCCGGCGCCGATCCGATTTCGTCCGGCTCGGTGCGTGTCGCCGGCAAACCGGTGCACCTCAATGACCCAGCGGCGGCGATCAAGGCCGGCGTCGTGCTGGTGCCGGAAGACCGCAAGGCGCAAGGCGTGGTGCTCGACCAGACCATCGGCGAGAATCTGGCGATCGGCAATTTCGACCATGTCGCGCCGAATGGATGGGTATTTCCGAAGGCGGTACAGAAATTCGCCGAGGCCGGCATCGGCCGGCTTGGCGTCAAGGGCCGGCCTAACCAGGCGATCAGCAAGCTTTCCGGCGGCAATCAGCAGAAGGTGATCATCGCCAAATGGATTTCACGGCCGCCCAAGGTGTTCATCCTGGACGAGCCGACACGCGGCATCGATGTCGGCGCCCGCGCCGCGATCTACGGCGTCATCGCCGACCTCGCCCGCTCCGGCATGGCGGTGGTGGTGGTAAGTTCCGACCTCGAGGAAGTGCTCGGCCTGTCGCATCGCGTGCTGGTGCTGAGCCGTGGCCGCCAGCGCGGCATTCTAGACCGCAGCGAGGCCAGCAACGTCACCGTCATGGAACTTGCCACAAGCTAG
- a CDS encoding SDR family oxidoreductase gives MKLFDLHGEVALVTGAGSGIGQAIAIGLAEAGADIACFGHASKGGLDETAHKISALGRKALVLTGTVTSEADLAAAIERTEAELGALTVAVNNAGIAGAEPAETLPLQTWQKLYDVNVSGVFLSCQAEARAMLKRRKGSIINIASMSGSIVNRGLTQAHYNSSKAAVIHMSKSLAMEWADRGLRVNVVSPGYTLTPMNKRPEVADQVRIFERDTPMGRMAAPEEMVGPTVFLASRASSFVTGIDLIVDGGFVCW, from the coding sequence ATGAAACTATTCGATCTTCATGGAGAGGTAGCGCTGGTGACCGGCGCCGGCAGCGGCATCGGGCAAGCGATCGCCATCGGCCTGGCCGAGGCCGGCGCCGATATCGCCTGTTTCGGCCATGCCTCGAAAGGCGGACTGGACGAGACCGCGCACAAGATTTCGGCGCTCGGCCGCAAGGCACTGGTGCTGACCGGCACGGTGACTTCAGAGGCCGATCTCGCGGCGGCGATCGAACGCACGGAAGCCGAACTCGGCGCGCTGACCGTCGCCGTCAACAATGCCGGCATCGCCGGAGCCGAACCGGCGGAGACGCTGCCGCTGCAGACATGGCAGAAGCTCTACGACGTCAATGTCAGCGGCGTGTTCCTGTCCTGCCAGGCTGAGGCGCGCGCCATGCTCAAGCGGCGCAAGGGCTCGATCATCAACATCGCCTCGATGTCGGGGTCGATCGTCAATCGCGGCCTGACCCAGGCGCATTACAATTCGTCGAAGGCCGCCGTCATCCACATGTCGAAGAGCCTTGCCATGGAATGGGCCGATCGCGGCCTGCGCGTCAACGTCGTCAGCCCCGGCTACACGCTGACGCCGATGAACAAGCGGCCGGAGGTCGCCGACCAGGTCAGGATCTTCGAGCGCGACACGCCGATGGGGCGCATGGCGGCGCCGGAAGAGATGGTCGGCCCGACCGTGTTCCTGGCCAGCCGCGCCTCGAGTTTCGTCACCGGCATCGACCTGATCGTCGATGGCGGCTTCGTCTGCTGGTAG
- a CDS encoding SDR family oxidoreductase, with protein sequence MQKRFQGKTAVITGASGGIGAAIARRFAAEGAAVVVSAIDPRVEEVAAGLKAEGAKVASLRMDVTKKDEVAALYDLAEQQFGRVDISVQNAGVITIARIEAMTEAEWDKVMAVNTKGVFLCCQEAIARIRKHGDGGRLINTASGQARQGFIYTPHYAASKFGVVGITQSLAKEVAKEKITVNAICPGIIDTDMWAYNDAAWGKLMGDYKPGELMAEWVKNIPMGRAGSGEDVSGLVSFLASNDAAYITGQTVNVDGGLIMS encoded by the coding sequence ATGCAGAAGCGTTTCCAGGGAAAGACGGCGGTCATCACGGGCGCCAGCGGCGGCATCGGTGCGGCGATCGCCCGGCGCTTCGCGGCTGAGGGCGCGGCTGTCGTCGTCAGCGCCATCGACCCGCGCGTCGAAGAGGTCGCCGCCGGCCTGAAGGCAGAGGGCGCCAAAGTCGCATCGCTGCGCATGGACGTGACGAAGAAGGACGAGGTCGCTGCCCTCTACGATCTGGCCGAACAGCAGTTCGGCCGCGTCGACATCTCCGTGCAGAATGCCGGCGTCATCACCATCGCCAGGATCGAGGCGATGACCGAGGCCGAATGGGACAAGGTGATGGCGGTGAACACCAAGGGCGTGTTCCTGTGCTGCCAGGAGGCGATCGCGCGCATCCGCAAACATGGCGACGGCGGCAGGCTGATCAACACCGCATCCGGCCAGGCGCGCCAGGGTTTCATCTACACGCCGCACTATGCCGCCTCGAAATTCGGCGTCGTCGGCATCACCCAGAGCCTCGCCAAAGAAGTGGCAAAGGAGAAGATCACCGTCAACGCGATCTGTCCCGGCATCATCGACACCGACATGTGGGCCTACAACGACGCTGCGTGGGGCAAGCTGATGGGCGACTACAAACCGGGTGAGCTGATGGCCGAATGGGTGAAGAATATCCCGATGGGCCGCGCCGGCAGCGGCGAGGACGTTTCCGGCCTGGTCAGCTTTCTGGCCAGCAACGACGCCGCCTACATCACCGGCCAGACCGTCAATGTCGATGGCGGCCTGATCATGTCGTGA
- a CDS encoding ABC transporter substrate-binding protein, whose translation MSLRSMISRLSMGALTLAAASALTPSAHAAAPESNDPIKIALFDWTSVNLNAKILGGILEKLGYTVEYPTADYLSSLTTGLTNGDLAVALEFWDTTAGEAMKASDATGQTERLGKLGPKAKEEWWYPEYMKEKCPGLPNWEALKDPKCAEAFSTAETAPNGRYLGGPVTWEGFDDERGAALKLPFTVIHAGTDAAMFAELDSAYQRKAPIMLWVYSPHWAPAKYKGEWVEFPDHTPECYNDPKWGVNPDAKYDCGKPHGEIWKYSWAGMKDKWPVAYKVAKNYTVDTDELNKMSGEIDLEGKTPEDVAAAWIAAHEADWKAWAE comes from the coding sequence ATGTCACTGCGGAGTATGATTTCGAGATTGTCAATGGGAGCCTTAACACTTGCCGCGGCAAGTGCACTGACGCCTTCGGCCCATGCGGCGGCGCCAGAATCCAATGATCCGATCAAGATCGCGCTGTTCGACTGGACCAGCGTCAACCTGAACGCAAAGATCCTCGGCGGCATTCTGGAAAAGCTCGGATACACGGTCGAGTACCCGACCGCCGACTATCTCTCCAGCCTGACCACCGGCCTCACCAATGGCGATCTCGCTGTCGCTCTGGAATTCTGGGACACGACTGCCGGCGAAGCCATGAAGGCCTCGGATGCGACCGGGCAGACCGAACGCCTCGGCAAGCTCGGGCCCAAGGCCAAGGAAGAATGGTGGTATCCCGAATACATGAAGGAGAAATGCCCGGGCCTGCCGAACTGGGAGGCGCTGAAGGACCCGAAATGCGCCGAAGCCTTCTCGACGGCGGAAACGGCGCCGAACGGCCGCTATCTCGGTGGTCCGGTGACGTGGGAAGGTTTTGACGACGAGCGTGGCGCGGCGCTGAAACTGCCCTTCACCGTCATCCATGCCGGCACCGACGCGGCGATGTTCGCCGAACTGGATTCGGCCTATCAGCGCAAGGCGCCGATCATGCTGTGGGTCTATTCGCCACATTGGGCGCCAGCTAAATACAAGGGCGAATGGGTCGAATTCCCCGACCATACGCCGGAATGCTACAACGACCCGAAATGGGGCGTGAACCCTGACGCGAAATACGACTGCGGCAAGCCGCATGGCGAGATCTGGAAATATTCCTGGGCCGGCATGAAGGACAAATGGCCGGTCGCCTACAAGGTCGCGAAAAACTACACGGTCGACACCGACGAGCTCAACAAGATGAGCGGCGAGATCGATCTCGAAGGCAAGACGCCGGAAGACGTCGCCGCTGCCTGGATCGCCGCCCACGAAGCCGACTGGAAAGCCTGGGCCGAGTGA
- a CDS encoding quaternary amine ABC transporter ATP-binding protein has product MADTTEQVPQAADARPIKLACRNVWKLFGANAANFIRQRDGKASMAEVAAAGLVGAVRAVDLEIRQGEIFIIMGLSGSGKSTLVRCMSRLVEPTHGKVEFEGKDLLKISDAALIELRRHRMGMVFQNFALLPHLNVLENIAFPLGIQGQDRPTREKRAREVIELVGLRGREHFYPRELSGGQQQRVGIARSLATKPEIWFLDEPFSALDPLIRREMQDELMRLQTMLHKTIVFITHDFDEAIRLADRIAIMKDGEVIQIGTPEELVVNPATDYVAEFTRDVDRAKVISARSLMRACDGTEHGGVVAPDAKISSFSADIVSAGKPFAVVNGTGKPIGEVTPQAVIDLLAGIERPGASA; this is encoded by the coding sequence ATGGCCGATACGACTGAACAGGTGCCGCAAGCGGCAGATGCCCGCCCGATAAAGCTCGCCTGCCGCAACGTCTGGAAGCTGTTCGGCGCGAACGCGGCCAATTTCATCCGCCAGCGCGACGGCAAGGCCAGCATGGCGGAGGTCGCCGCGGCCGGGCTGGTCGGCGCGGTGCGCGCCGTCGACCTCGAAATCCGACAGGGTGAGATCTTCATCATCATGGGCCTGTCCGGCTCCGGCAAATCGACGCTGGTGCGCTGCATGTCGCGGCTGGTCGAGCCGACGCATGGCAAGGTCGAGTTCGAGGGCAAGGATCTCCTCAAGATCTCCGATGCCGCGCTGATCGAGCTGCGACGCCACCGCATGGGCATGGTGTTCCAGAATTTCGCCCTGCTGCCGCATCTGAATGTGCTGGAGAACATCGCCTTTCCCTTGGGCATCCAGGGACAGGACCGGCCGACGCGCGAGAAGCGCGCGCGGGAAGTGATCGAGCTCGTCGGCCTGCGCGGCCGCGAGCATTTCTATCCGCGCGAGCTTTCCGGCGGCCAGCAGCAGCGTGTCGGGATCGCCCGCAGCCTCGCCACCAAGCCGGAGATCTGGTTTCTCGACGAGCCGTTCTCGGCGCTCGATCCGCTGATCCGCCGCGAGATGCAGGACGAGCTGATGCGGCTGCAGACGATGCTGCACAAGACTATCGTCTTCATCACCCATGATTTCGACGAGGCAATCCGGCTGGCCGACCGCATCGCCATCATGAAGGACGGCGAGGTCATCCAGATCGGCACGCCGGAAGAGCTGGTGGTCAATCCGGCGACCGACTATGTCGCCGAATTCACACGCGACGTCGACCGCGCCAAGGTGATCTCGGCGCGAAGCCTGATGCGCGCCTGCGACGGAACCGAGCATGGCGGCGTGGTCGCGCCGGATGCCAAGATATCAAGTTTTTCGGCGGATATCGTCTCGGCCGGCAAGCCGTTCGCGGTGGTCAACGGCACCGGCAAGCCGATCGGCGAAGTCACGCCGCAAGCGGTGATCGATCTTCTGGCAGGCATCGAACGTCCCGGGGCAAGCGCATGA
- a CDS encoding ABC transporter permease, translating into MTVTASTSEARSRPVQIWLVVWACALAAVLAVFLLQDRLPWAVNYPASAIVPVADWVSALMNLIKSNFSWLTRSITAALGVPLDFALNLLAKNFKIGRGADMIILPRLSWVGVCIAAFLAGRAAGSWKLGALVGGCFLYIALFGQWTSGMLTLGLISIAVPFCIVTGLFVGIWAWRKPWAERLLISPALDLMQTIPTFAYLIPMLLLFGNSPVSAMIATAIFATPPMVRATMLGLSRVPSEIDDFSEMAGCTARQKLWRVLLPSARPALMVGVNQVIMLALNMVIIASMIGAGGLGYDVLLALRALKVGEAMEAGLAIVALAIALDRLSQAIARNHAKGHVYQMVSPSFWRRYPNLTLAIAILAVTTLLGLFVPAFAAVPKAITFTTAPMWKTAVSWITINFFDTIEAFRVALILNVLNPVRAFCEGFPWLGAVFLLGLAGYQLGGLRLAALVAALTVFCAVTGLWEKTMATVYLCGISAFIACLIGIPIGLMASRSDRVEKVVTPVIDTLQVLPSFCFIIPVVMLFRVGDVTAMIATVAFAVVPAIRYTNYGLRQVPPALIEAAKVSGCTKRQTFLRVQLPLALPEIMLGVNQTILMALAMIIICAMVGTRDLGQEVFIALSKADSGRGIVAGLAIAFIGIIADRLFNAWTAKARARLG; encoded by the coding sequence ATGACGGTGACGGCAAGCACCAGCGAGGCGAGATCGCGGCCGGTTCAGATCTGGCTGGTGGTCTGGGCCTGCGCCCTTGCCGCGGTGCTTGCCGTGTTCCTGCTGCAGGACAGGCTGCCTTGGGCGGTCAACTATCCGGCCAGCGCAATCGTTCCGGTCGCCGACTGGGTCAGCGCGCTGATGAACCTGATAAAGTCGAACTTCTCCTGGCTGACGCGGTCGATCACCGCGGCGCTCGGCGTGCCGCTCGATTTCGCACTCAATCTGCTTGCCAAGAATTTCAAGATCGGCCGTGGCGCGGATATGATCATCTTACCGCGCCTATCCTGGGTCGGCGTGTGCATCGCTGCATTCCTGGCCGGCCGCGCCGCCGGTAGCTGGAAGCTCGGCGCGCTGGTCGGCGGCTGTTTTCTCTACATCGCGCTGTTCGGCCAATGGACCAGCGGAATGCTGACGCTCGGGCTGATCTCCATCGCCGTGCCGTTCTGCATCGTCACCGGATTGTTCGTCGGCATCTGGGCGTGGCGCAAGCCTTGGGCGGAGAGGCTGTTGATCTCCCCTGCCCTCGACCTGATGCAGACCATCCCGACCTTCGCCTATCTGATCCCGATGCTTCTGCTGTTCGGCAACAGCCCGGTTTCGGCGATGATCGCGACGGCCATTTTCGCCACGCCGCCAATGGTGCGCGCGACGATGCTGGGGCTGTCGCGGGTGCCGTCCGAAATCGACGATTTCAGCGAGATGGCCGGCTGCACGGCACGCCAGAAACTGTGGCGGGTGCTTTTGCCGTCGGCGCGTCCAGCGCTGATGGTCGGCGTCAATCAGGTCATCATGCTGGCGCTCAATATGGTGATCATCGCCTCGATGATCGGCGCCGGCGGCCTCGGCTATGACGTGCTGCTGGCGCTGCGCGCGCTAAAGGTCGGCGAGGCGATGGAAGCCGGCCTCGCCATCGTGGCACTGGCGATCGCGCTCGACCGGCTGAGCCAGGCAATCGCGCGCAATCACGCGAAGGGCCATGTCTATCAAATGGTCAGTCCGAGCTTCTGGCGCCGCTACCCCAACCTGACGCTGGCCATCGCCATCCTTGCCGTCACGACACTGCTAGGTCTGTTCGTGCCGGCGTTCGCCGCAGTGCCGAAGGCGATCACCTTCACCACCGCACCCATGTGGAAGACAGCAGTGAGCTGGATCACGATCAACTTCTTCGACACGATCGAAGCGTTCCGCGTGGCGCTGATCCTCAATGTGCTAAACCCGGTGCGCGCCTTCTGCGAGGGCTTCCCGTGGCTGGGCGCGGTGTTTCTGCTTGGCCTTGCCGGCTACCAGCTCGGCGGTCTGCGCCTCGCCGCCCTGGTCGCAGCGCTGACCGTCTTCTGCGCGGTAACCGGTCTCTGGGAAAAGACTATGGCGACAGTCTACCTCTGCGGCATCTCGGCCTTCATCGCTTGCCTGATCGGCATTCCGATCGGGCTGATGGCATCGCGCAGCGACCGCGTCGAGAAGGTCGTCACGCCGGTCATCGACACGCTGCAGGTACTGCCGTCGTTCTGCTTCATCATCCCGGTGGTGATGCTGTTCCGCGTCGGCGACGTGACGGCGATGATCGCGACGGTCGCCTTCGCCGTGGTGCCGGCCATCCGCTACACCAATTACGGCCTCCGGCAGGTGCCGCCGGCACTGATCGAGGCGGCAAAGGTGTCGGGCTGCACCAAGCGCCAGACGTTCCTGCGCGTGCAGCTGCCGCTGGCGTTGCCTGAGATCATGCTCGGCGTCAACCAGACGATCCTGATGGCGCTGGCGATGATCATCATCTGCGCCATGGTCGGCACGCGCGATCTCGGCCAGGAAGTGTTCATTGCGCTGTCCAAGGCCGATTCCGGCCGCGGCATCGTCGCCGGATTGGCCATCGCCTTCATAGGCATCATCGCCGACCGGCTGTTCAACGCCTGGACGGCGAAGGCACGGGCAAGGCTGGGATAG
- a CDS encoding serine hydrolase domain-containing protein — protein sequence MLKRPTVILAFLLMLSVAAHGADRLEERLEKLFDEAERLTPLRTVAIAHEGAVVAERGYRGYSPARPANIKSASKSIISALVGIAIDKGVLQGPDQKIAPLLQGDLPAVVDPRLQQVTIGHLLSMQAGLGRTSGPNYGRWVASDNWVRAALAMPFDDEPGGTMLYSTGSTHLLSAILTRRTGRSTLELAREWLGPQEGFSIAAWDRDPQGIYLGGNQIAMSPRSLLAFGELYRSGGMSRGGRQLVPADWIKLSWQPRTASRFTGDGYGYGWFMRQIADEAVFYGWGYGGQMVYVVPGRALTVVMTSDENGPAGRSGHRDDLHALLERIIEATKDVREARSK from the coding sequence ATGCTGAAGCGTCCCACCGTGATTCTAGCCTTTCTCCTCATGCTTTCCGTCGCTGCTCACGGTGCGGACCGCCTGGAGGAGCGGCTTGAAAAGCTCTTTGATGAGGCCGAGCGCCTGACGCCGCTGCGCACGGTTGCCATCGCGCATGAGGGCGCGGTGGTGGCGGAGCGTGGCTATCGCGGCTACTCTCCGGCACGTCCTGCCAACATAAAATCCGCCTCCAAGTCGATCATCTCAGCGCTCGTCGGCATCGCCATCGACAAGGGCGTGCTCCAAGGCCCCGACCAGAAGATCGCTCCGCTTCTTCAGGGCGACCTGCCCGCCGTCGTGGATCCGCGGCTCCAGCAGGTTACGATCGGTCATCTGCTTTCCATGCAGGCAGGGCTGGGTCGGACCTCCGGCCCAAACTACGGGCGCTGGGTGGCAAGCGACAACTGGGTGCGGGCAGCGCTCGCCATGCCCTTCGACGACGAACCGGGCGGTACCATGCTCTATTCCACCGGCTCGACCCATCTCCTTTCGGCAATCCTGACGCGCCGGACCGGCCGCTCAACGCTGGAACTGGCGCGCGAATGGCTGGGGCCGCAGGAGGGCTTTTCCATCGCCGCCTGGGACCGCGACCCACAGGGCATCTATCTCGGCGGCAACCAGATAGCCATGAGCCCGCGCTCGCTGCTCGCCTTTGGCGAGCTCTACCGCAGCGGCGGGATGAGCCGCGGCGGACGGCAGCTCGTGCCGGCCGATTGGATCAAGCTCTCCTGGCAGCCACGCACCGCCTCCCGTTTCACCGGTGACGGTTATGGCTATGGTTGGTTCATGCGTCAGATCGCGGACGAAGCGGTCTTCTACGGGTGGGGGTATGGCGGGCAGATGGTCTATGTTGTGCCCGGGCGGGCGTTGACCGTGGTCATGACATCCGATGAAAACGGCCCCGCCGGCCGCAGCGGCCACCGCGACGATCTCCATGCCCTGCTCGAGCGGATCATTGAGGCGACGAAAGACGTGCGCGAGGCTCGCAGCAAGTAA
- a CDS encoding NAD(P)-binding domain-containing protein, which yields MKSRVAVIGAGPSGMAQLRAFKSAADKGADIPEIVCFEKQSDWGGLWNYTWRTGLDEHGDPVHGSMYRYLWSNGPKECLEFADYTFEEHFGRPIGSYPPRAVLWDYIKGRVEKSDVRKWVRFNSPVRMVTFSDTTKKFTVTAHDRTNDVTYSEEFDNVVIASGHFSVPNVPYFEGFSSFNGRILHSHDFRDAMEFKDKDILIIGRSYSAEDIGSQCYKYGAKSITSSYRSKPMGFRWPDNWKEVPLLQKVVGKTAHFKDGSTRDVDAIILCTGYLHSFPFLTEDLKLKTANRMWPDGLYAGVVWEKNPRLSYIGMQDQFYTFNMFDAQAWFARDVIMGRIRLPSAEVMAEHGRKWRAREETLQDAEQMIWFQGDYTKELMDQTDYPGFDVEATNQTFMEWEHHKVENIMTFRDNAYRSLMTGTMAPLHHTAWLQAMDDSMESYLEVKGVAAE from the coding sequence ATGAAAAGTCGTGTTGCCGTCATCGGAGCCGGACCTTCCGGCATGGCCCAGCTTCGAGCCTTCAAGTCGGCGGCCGACAAGGGTGCGGACATTCCGGAAATCGTCTGCTTCGAAAAGCAGTCCGACTGGGGCGGCCTGTGGAATTACACCTGGCGCACCGGCCTCGACGAGCATGGCGACCCGGTGCATGGCTCGATGTACCGCTACCTCTGGTCGAACGGACCGAAGGAATGCCTCGAATTCGCCGACTACACGTTTGAGGAGCACTTTGGCCGTCCGATCGGCTCCTACCCGCCGCGCGCGGTGCTGTGGGACTATATCAAGGGCCGCGTCGAAAAATCCGACGTGCGCAAATGGGTGCGCTTCAACAGCCCGGTTCGCATGGTGACCTTCTCCGACACGACGAAAAAGTTCACAGTCACCGCGCATGACCGCACCAACGACGTCACCTATTCCGAAGAGTTCGACAACGTCGTTATTGCCTCGGGGCATTTTTCCGTACCCAACGTTCCCTATTTCGAGGGCTTTTCGAGCTTCAATGGCCGCATCCTGCACAGCCATGATTTCCGCGACGCCATGGAATTCAAGGACAAGGACATCCTGATCATCGGCCGCTCCTATTCGGCCGAGGATATCGGCTCGCAATGCTACAAATACGGCGCCAAATCGATCACCTCCAGCTACCGCTCGAAGCCAATGGGCTTCAGATGGCCTGACAACTGGAAGGAAGTGCCGCTGCTGCAGAAGGTCGTCGGCAAGACCGCGCATTTCAAGGACGGCAGCACCAGGGATGTCGACGCAATCATCCTATGCACCGGCTATCTCCACTCCTTCCCATTCCTGACCGAGGATCTGAAGCTCAAGACCGCCAACCGGATGTGGCCGGACGGGCTCTACGCGGGCGTCGTCTGGGAGAAGAACCCGCGGCTGTCCTATATCGGCATGCAGGACCAGTTCTACACCTTCAACATGTTCGACGCGCAGGCCTGGTTCGCGCGCGACGTCATCATGGGCCGCATAAGGCTGCCTTCGGCAGAAGTGATGGCGGAACACGGCAGGAAATGGCGGGCGCGTGAGGAAACGCTGCAGGACGCCGAGCAGATGATCTGGTTCCAGGGCGACTACACCAAGGAGCTGATGGATCAGACCGACTATCCAGGCTTCGACGTCGAGGCGACCAATCAGACCTTCATGGAATGGGAGCACCACAAGGTGGAGAACATCATGACGTTCCGCGACAATGCCTATCGTTCGTTGATGACCGGCACGATGGCGCCGCTGCACCACACGGCCTGGCTGCAGGCGATGGACGATTCGATGGAGAGCTATCTGGAGGTGAAAGGGGTCGCAGCGGAGTAG